A region of Panicum virgatum strain AP13 chromosome 8N, P.virgatum_v5, whole genome shotgun sequence DNA encodes the following proteins:
- the LOC120686619 gene encoding uncharacterized protein LOC120686619 isoform X2 gives MSSKLKLQEAISSTDNPISGGQLLPSAFPHQLGLGGSPPPWFLAAAGGEEDEEEEKMDMLWEDFNEELASAPPLCPLSPLINKGGLAMKEEAWRDDDLIVVDLEKRLQHPQDGRVVRCRRWSLVLMLRLLKKLFLVKKTRNPRTAPI, from the exons ATGTCTTCAAAGTTGAAACTCCAGGAAGCCATATCTTCAACAGACAATCCAATTTCAG GAGGGCAGCTTCTTCCATCAGCGTTCCCTCACCAGCTCGGCCTCGGCGGCTCCCCTCCACCGTggttcctcgccgccgccggtggggaGGAGGATGAAGAGGAGGAGAAGATGGACATGCTGTGGGAGGACTTCAACGAGGAGCTCgccagcgcgccgccgctgtgcccGCTGAGCCCTCTGATCAACAAGGGAGGGCTGGCGATGAAGGAGGAGGCCTGGCGCGACGACGACCTGATCGTCGTCGATCTGGAGAAGCGCCTCCAACATCCACAGGACGGCAGGGTGGTCCGGTGCCGGCGGTGGAGCCTGGTGCTCATGCTCAGGCTGCTCAAGAAGCTGTTCCTGGTCAAGAAAACCAGGAACCCGAGAACTGCACCGATTTGA